One genomic region from Evansella sp. LMS18 encodes:
- a CDS encoding DedA family protein, producing the protein MLELIFEVLEALGWFGLILGVAVEAASIPFPAALFVLAYGYLLDPGWWEILYFSVFTTLTYMVVSLIPFWISIKYEDKLREKLPKRKVKFAQEKIEKYGDWMIALGRLIGMGYISYIAGFCQISVKKFMMLTFIGFYPLSVLMFYLGTLGNVEAMAEWFQNTQGFIFAALVLGGFCYILFRVYRRKKYDAAKESNKSCKSS; encoded by the coding sequence ATGCTCGAATTAATTTTTGAAGTGCTTGAGGCATTAGGATGGTTCGGCTTAATTCTAGGAGTGGCAGTCGAAGCGGCTTCAATCCCGTTTCCAGCCGCTTTATTTGTTCTGGCTTATGGATATCTTCTGGATCCTGGCTGGTGGGAAATTCTCTATTTTTCAGTTTTTACGACACTGACATATATGGTAGTCAGTTTAATTCCCTTCTGGATCAGCATTAAATATGAAGACAAGCTGAGAGAAAAGCTGCCGAAAAGAAAAGTGAAATTCGCCCAGGAAAAAATCGAAAAGTACGGTGACTGGATGATCGCTTTGGGCCGTCTTATTGGAATGGGTTATATTTCGTATATTGCTGGCTTTTGCCAGATATCAGTAAAAAAATTCATGATGTTAACTTTTATTGGCTTTTATCCTTTATCAGTCTTAATGTTCTACCTAGGAACTCTCGGTAATGTGGAGGCTATGGCAGAGTGGTTCCAAAACACTCAGGGATTCATATTTGCTGCTTTGGTTCTCGGCGGTTTTTGCTACATTTTATTCAGAGTCTACAGGAGAAAAAAATACGATGCTGCGAAGGAATCAAACAAGTCATGCAAATCTTCGTAA
- a CDS encoding glycerophosphodiester phosphodiesterase, translated as MKVSVVTVTNRSKKQRLLRWAGILFLAMLAGWVTILLFPVSERPVKPFFADLENRPLVIAHQGGEHLAPSNTMEAFRMADEMGVDVIEFDVHMTSDGYLVAIHDNTVDRTTDGTGRVNDMTLAELRELDAADYFQDLHGEFSFRGQGIMIPTVEDIFSEFPDMAFNIELKATNDEELHRPMAERLWELMVEYNMEDQVLAASFNQSINDMMTEISGGRAAVSGGVDEITRFVVLHKFFLNGLYRPKVDAVQIPTEESIFNLKDDKIIRGAHRRGMEVYYWTINDEETMRELIELGADGIVTDRPDLMLEILEEYE; from the coding sequence ATGAAAGTATCAGTAGTGACCGTCACTAACAGATCAAAAAAGCAGCGTCTTCTTCGCTGGGCAGGTATTTTATTTTTGGCGATGCTTGCAGGATGGGTGACAATTTTACTGTTTCCTGTGAGTGAACGGCCAGTAAAACCGTTTTTTGCAGATTTAGAGAATCGTCCGCTGGTAATTGCGCACCAGGGCGGGGAGCATCTTGCGCCTTCAAATACGATGGAAGCTTTCAGGATGGCAGATGAGATGGGGGTCGATGTTATTGAATTTGATGTACATATGACCAGTGATGGGTATCTTGTGGCTATTCATGATAATACGGTGGACAGAACAACTGACGGGACAGGCAGAGTTAATGACATGACACTTGCTGAGTTAAGAGAACTTGACGCTGCTGATTATTTTCAGGATCTCCACGGGGAATTCAGCTTCCGGGGGCAGGGGATTATGATACCGACAGTGGAGGACATTTTTTCGGAGTTTCCTGACATGGCATTTAACATTGAATTAAAGGCAACAAATGATGAGGAGCTGCACCGCCCTATGGCTGAGAGGCTTTGGGAGCTTATGGTGGAATATAATATGGAAGACCAGGTGCTGGCCGCTTCTTTTAATCAGAGCATTAATGATATGATGACTGAAATCTCCGGCGGAAGGGCGGCAGTGAGCGGCGGAGTCGACGAAATCACAAGATTTGTAGTTTTGCACAAATTCTTCCTCAACGGGCTTTACCGTCCTAAAGTTGACGCCGTGCAAATACCTACGGAGGAAAGCATTTTTAACCTGAAGGATGATAAAATTATAAGAGGGGCGCACCGCCGTGGCATGGAGGTTTATTACTGGACGATTAATGATGAGGAAACAATGAGAGAACTGATTGAGCTCGGGGCTGACGGAATTGTCACCGACCGTCCGGATCTGATGCTGGAAATTCTCGAAGAATACGAATAA
- the ggt gene encoding gamma-glutamyltransferase has product MKKGGFHHYGETGRPVVQGKNGAVTSPHYLATQAGKDILQKGGHAVEAAIALNSVLCVAYPHMAGLGGDLFALVWDKSEKEVKAVNGSGRSGEKATRDFFADKNMDSIPPRGPLAANTVPGTVDAWWEMHQQYGKLEWETLFQDAIHYAEEGFPVSEKFSRFVHEKQDLIKQYPETEKAFFIEGRPVKTGELLVQPDLAWSFRQIAKSGREAFYEGEIAEKLISSLEQHEGLLTKNDLKNHETTWESPATTTYKGYEVHELKPNTQGIATLMMLNMLEKHDLREIGDGTPDYYHLMAEAAKITFRYRDKWVTDMDFKDIPLDKLISKEHGEKMNEHFSWDSVYSLDDLENLPDIKGNRDTTYSCVTDSEGNSISLIQSVFHEFGSGFIAEGTGFLLQNRGSYFSLDPEHPNTLEPNKRTFHTIIPAMATRNGKPFMLFGSMGGEGQPQTQCALFTRVVDFGYNIQQAIEAPRWLYGKTWGEDSSSLKLEGRIPDRIALELSDRGHEIERTENYSQQMGHAQGIVIDQETGVYNAGADPRGDGIALSW; this is encoded by the coding sequence ATGAAAAAAGGCGGATTTCACCACTACGGAGAAACTGGAAGACCGGTTGTCCAGGGTAAAAACGGAGCCGTTACTTCCCCCCATTATTTAGCGACACAGGCAGGAAAAGACATCCTGCAAAAAGGCGGGCATGCAGTAGAAGCTGCTATAGCATTGAATTCCGTTCTGTGTGTAGCCTATCCTCATATGGCAGGGCTTGGCGGTGATCTATTCGCTTTAGTATGGGACAAGTCAGAAAAAGAAGTGAAGGCCGTGAACGGAAGCGGGCGCTCCGGGGAAAAAGCGACGAGAGATTTCTTTGCAGATAAAAATATGGACAGCATTCCACCAAGAGGGCCGCTTGCGGCAAACACCGTACCTGGTACTGTGGATGCCTGGTGGGAAATGCACCAGCAGTACGGAAAATTGGAATGGGAGACATTATTCCAGGATGCTATTCACTATGCGGAAGAGGGTTTTCCTGTAAGTGAAAAATTCAGCAGATTCGTTCACGAAAAACAGGACCTGATTAAACAGTATCCAGAAACAGAAAAGGCCTTCTTTATTGAAGGACGCCCTGTAAAAACTGGTGAGCTTTTAGTTCAGCCGGATCTTGCATGGTCCTTCCGCCAGATTGCCAAATCAGGACGTGAAGCTTTTTACGAGGGAGAAATCGCTGAAAAGCTCATAAGTTCCCTTGAACAGCACGAAGGACTCCTTACGAAGAATGATCTGAAAAACCACGAGACAACATGGGAATCCCCTGCTACCACAACCTATAAAGGGTATGAAGTGCATGAATTAAAACCGAATACACAGGGTATTGCCACTTTAATGATGCTTAATATGCTTGAAAAACATGATTTACGGGAAATTGGTGATGGTACACCTGATTATTACCACCTTATGGCCGAGGCTGCAAAAATCACTTTCCGGTACAGGGACAAATGGGTAACAGATATGGATTTCAAAGATATCCCCCTCGATAAGCTTATTTCAAAAGAGCATGGAGAAAAAATGAACGAACATTTCTCCTGGGATTCTGTTTATTCACTGGATGACTTGGAAAACCTCCCGGATATTAAAGGAAACAGGGACACCACGTACAGCTGTGTGACTGACAGCGAAGGGAACAGCATCTCCCTTATCCAGAGTGTCTTCCATGAATTTGGTTCCGGTTTTATCGCTGAAGGAACAGGGTTTTTACTGCAAAACAGAGGTTCTTACTTCAGTCTCGATCCGGAACATCCAAATACACTTGAGCCGAATAAGCGCACTTTCCACACGATTATACCTGCGATGGCAACGAGAAACGGAAAGCCGTTCATGCTGTTTGGTTCTATGGGCGGGGAAGGCCAGCCGCAGACACAATGCGCGCTGTTTACAAGAGTCGTAGACTTCGGCTACAACATCCAGCAGGCTATCGAGGCACCTCGCTGGCTCTACGGAAAGACATGGGGCGAAGACAGTTCTTCCCTTAAACTGGAAGGAAGAATTCCAGACAGAATCGCCCTGGAATTATCAGACCGTGGACATGAAATTGAACGGACAGAAAATTACTCACAGCAGATGGGTCATGCGCAAGGTATTGTCATTGACCAGGAAACTGGCGTATACAATGCCGGGGCTGACCCCCGCGGTGACGGGATTGCCCTGAGCTGGTAA
- a CDS encoding L-lactate permease, which translates to MDNNLPVDLLHWSLALLPLALLLIMLVVLKWSGPVSGWIAMGVAALIAFTMYQAPLDNVAVGFGKGLWEAFFILLVVWPALLLYQVTKEAGAFTAIREGLQEHTKNYLFLVLAFGWVFASFLQGIAGFGAPIAVVAPLLIGIGVKPVTAVVIPLIGHAWANMFGTLAVGWIATINIIEIENQALTLTLTGIMLWIPNIVAGLMICWLFAKWKGVKEGFIAVIVISVIHGGGQLALVQVNPTLSNFIPATLAIGALFLLARMDKYKEKTELQKDTDILEEDDPDEAAEEGEVKTSIHKAFMPYYVLTVISIIALGIPGVTNMLEQVEWGPPFPAVETGYGHEVEAEEAYSPIEPLTHPGLYLLISSIFAYFWFKKVGLYKDDNEVKSNIWSGVKDNAVGASLAISGFLTMTEIMGSSGQTTVLALGIGEVSPPVVYVALANGIGIIGAFMTSSNTASNVLFAPLHHSVAGSMDGLSVPHVIAAQSVGGAIGNSIAPANVILGTSTAGIKGKDAEVFKPTLVFTLISGILVSAVAVVMFLMLG; encoded by the coding sequence ATGGATAATAACTTACCAGTGGATCTCCTTCATTGGTCCCTGGCACTCTTACCTTTAGCTTTACTGCTTATAATGCTTGTTGTTTTAAAATGGTCCGGACCTGTTTCCGGCTGGATCGCCATGGGTGTGGCTGCCTTAATCGCATTTACTATGTACCAGGCCCCGCTGGATAACGTGGCAGTCGGATTCGGAAAAGGACTTTGGGAAGCATTCTTTATTCTGCTCGTTGTCTGGCCGGCATTGCTACTTTATCAGGTAACAAAAGAGGCTGGCGCTTTCACAGCAATCCGAGAAGGTTTGCAGGAACATACGAAAAACTACTTATTTCTTGTACTGGCATTTGGCTGGGTTTTCGCTTCCTTTTTACAAGGTATCGCAGGATTCGGTGCTCCAATAGCAGTAGTAGCCCCGCTCCTGATTGGGATCGGCGTAAAGCCAGTCACGGCAGTTGTTATTCCGCTGATCGGGCATGCCTGGGCAAACATGTTCGGTACTCTTGCAGTGGGATGGATAGCTACTATTAATATCATTGAGATTGAGAACCAGGCATTAACCCTTACCCTCACAGGGATTATGTTATGGATTCCAAACATAGTTGCCGGTTTAATGATTTGCTGGCTTTTCGCTAAGTGGAAAGGTGTTAAGGAAGGATTTATTGCTGTAATTGTCATTTCTGTTATTCACGGTGGCGGGCAGCTTGCATTAGTGCAGGTAAACCCTACGTTAAGTAACTTTATTCCTGCAACACTCGCTATCGGTGCTCTGTTCCTCCTAGCAAGAATGGATAAATATAAAGAAAAAACAGAGCTCCAGAAAGATACGGATATTCTTGAAGAAGACGATCCGGATGAAGCAGCTGAGGAAGGAGAAGTTAAGACCTCCATCCATAAAGCCTTCATGCCTTACTATGTGCTCACTGTAATTTCGATTATTGCTCTTGGTATACCTGGTGTTACGAATATGCTTGAGCAAGTTGAGTGGGGGCCGCCGTTCCCTGCTGTAGAAACAGGCTATGGTCATGAAGTGGAAGCGGAAGAGGCTTATTCGCCAATTGAGCCGCTCACACATCCAGGACTCTACCTGCTCATTTCATCGATATTCGCTTATTTCTGGTTCAAAAAAGTTGGACTGTATAAAGATGACAATGAAGTGAAAAGTAATATCTGGTCCGGCGTAAAAGACAATGCTGTCGGTGCTTCTCTAGCAATTTCCGGTTTCCTCACAATGACAGAAATCATGGGAAGCTCCGGGCAGACTACAGTGCTCGCTCTTGGAATTGGGGAAGTATCACCGCCTGTCGTTTACGTAGCCTTAGCAAACGGCATCGGGATTATCGGTGCATTTATGACGTCTTCAAACACCGCGTCTAACGTCCTGTTTGCGCCACTTCACCATTCTGTTGCAGGATCCATGGATGGGCTCAGTGTGCCACATGTCATTGCAGCACAGTCAGTCGGCGGTGCCATTGGTAACTCCATCGCGCCAGCAAACGTCATATTAGGAACAAGTACGGCAGGGATTAAAGGTAAGGATGCAGAGGTATTTAAACCGACACTCGTATTTACACTCATTTCCGGTATCCTTGTCTCCGCAGTTGCGGTTGTAATGTTCCTGATGCTTGGATAA